A genomic window from Actinomycetaceae bacterium MB13-C1-2 includes:
- a CDS encoding DUF6270 domain-containing protein, with protein MVTRVAVLGSCASRDPFNRKFVPDYKDHFECVSLVDKVSLVSMASPQISFPAEDLSVLDARNQLILAKELRREGFKDIRDSRPEVLVVDLWADAVMGFARLTDGGIVTRNFWTVEKTDFYKERLEKKTTLTWAHDEYWPMFTAAADAVIGRIRLENPGLSIVLHKPRNVGKWTDKDGEIHAFDGYHLTQNKAWVKADAWFAERHADMVIDLMEPGQMSYAEHPWGAFPVHYHSDYHQRFIRALGAVTGA; from the coding sequence ATGGTTACGAGGGTCGCGGTTCTGGGGTCATGCGCAAGCCGTGATCCGTTCAACCGGAAGTTCGTGCCCGACTATAAGGACCACTTTGAGTGCGTCTCCCTGGTCGATAAGGTCTCACTGGTGAGCATGGCGTCGCCCCAAATCAGCTTCCCAGCGGAAGACTTGAGTGTTCTTGACGCGCGGAACCAGTTGATCCTCGCGAAGGAGCTGCGCCGTGAGGGGTTCAAAGACATCAGAGATTCTCGCCCAGAAGTTCTCGTTGTCGACTTGTGGGCCGACGCGGTCATGGGATTCGCGCGGCTCACTGACGGAGGAATCGTCACACGCAACTTCTGGACTGTGGAGAAAACAGACTTCTACAAAGAGCGCCTAGAAAAAAAGACGACGCTCACCTGGGCACACGACGAATACTGGCCGATGTTCACCGCCGCAGCTGACGCAGTGATCGGACGAATCCGCTTGGAAAACCCCGGGCTCTCGATCGTGCTCCACAAGCCCCGAAACGTCGGTAAGTGGACCGACAAAGACGGAGAGATCCACGCGTTCGACGGATACCACCTGACGCAGAACAAAGCGTGGGTGAAAGCCGATGCCTGGTTCGCGGAAAGACATGCTGACATGGTGATCGACTTGATGGAACCGGGTCAAATGTCTTACGCGGAGCATCCGTGGGGGGCTTTTCCTGTTCATTACCACAGTGACTATCACCAGCGGTTCATACGTGCACTAGGGGCGGTCACCGGAGCGTAG